From the genome of Rubripirellula reticaptiva:
GCATTGCTTGCCAGCGATGCTCGGCCATATGCATCGAAGACGATGGTTGTGATGACCGATGGGATTCACAACTCGGGAATTGACCCCGAAACTGTCGCATCAGAATTAATGGGATCGTACAACTTGACTATCCATACGGTCACGTTTGGCGACGGTGCAGATCAGGACAAAATGGAAGACGTCGCCCAGATCGGTGGTGGCAAACACTACCACGCAGCGTCGGGTGCTGAGTTGGTTGCGATCTTTGAAGAGATCGCGAACAACCTGCCGACGATCATTACTGAATAAATATTGACAACATCGAGTTTGAAAAAGACTCAAGGCGTTTTAATGACAACGAATCGACGAACAAAGACAGACACAAAGACGAAGCGAAAGACTGAATCAAAGTCACTACGGTTCTGTAAAGGGCTTTCGATTGCTTTGTCGGCTGCCGTTTTGGTCTGGACATTTTGGTCAGTGCTTGGATCGCCGCAGGTTACACCGGTTGTCGAGAAGCGATTGCCTGTGGACCCGGTTACTCAGGTGACTTATCAACAGTCCGATGCACAGTACATTTTCGATTCTGCGGTACAAACGGACCGTGAATTTATGACCCAATTGACAGTGAAGCGTCAGGCGCAGGCCAGCGTCGTCAAGCCGGGAATCGAGCATTCGCGTCAAGTGTGGTCCGCGAAGAAAAAGCGGGTTCAGCATCAAATCGATTCGTTGGCGAAGGAACCCGAGGGATCTTTGGCGAGGAAATATCACGACGAACTCGTGGCCGCGCAACAAGCGGAGGACGACGGCCCAATTTAGTTGCCGTTGTCCGTGAATCTGACATTCGGTTCGCCGGCCGGGCAGCATCAACTATCATGGCGGCATCGTTTCTTTCGTACTGTCTTTTTTCGAATGCGCCCGAATGTCGATCCCCTCCTCCGACCGCTGCTTATTGGTACCTCACGCCACCCGTTTCCTTCACGGTCGTCGTTGGCTTTTGTCGCTGCGTTTTGCCGCGGTTTTCGGGGTTTCTATGGTCGCAGCGGGGCCGTGGACGCCGAATAGCGGGGCTCAAGAGAGTGACACGGTCAACGATGCTGCCGATTTAATCGGTCGTCAGCTATTGGAACAATCCGGTCGCGGTAACGCTGGATTCGCGGATTCGGTTGCCAGTTTGGCCAGAACGGGACGATGGGCTGGGGTCGATCAATTGCTTGTGACGTTGGCAGACAAGAAATTATCAGCGGCCGACGCGGCGGCAATGGCTGCCAGAATTGGTTCGGATGTTTTCTTCCGCATCAAGCAAAGCGACCAAGTCAGTGACGCAGCGAAGGCGAACTTGGACAAGATTGGCGAAGCCCTTTCGGCTCAAATGGCATCACCCGATCGGATCATCAAGGCGATTGAATTGCTCGACCGTCCGTCGGCGGATCAGCGTCTGCCAGCGGTCCGCACGATCCTGGCGGGTGGTAACGTGGCGATTGCTCAATTGGTTGCGGCTGCGGTTGCCGATCGATCGGCCAGTTCGCATGAACAGATTTTGAGTGTTTTGAATCGCTTTGGGACAGGCGGTCCCGATGCGCTTCGTCAATTAGCACTCTATGGATCGCCGATCGTTCGGCAGCGTTCGATCGAGGCTTTGGCAACGATCGACGCGACTGCTTTTGTTTCCGACTTTGTGACCTCGCTGCATGCACAAGACTCTAGCGAGTCCGAGCGATCGGCTGCGGCGCTCGCGTTGACACCAATAGCACCGTCGATGCCAAGTCTGCGTGACTCCATTGAACTGTTGTCGGACGACCTTGATGACAAAGTCGAGTTGGCTTCGTCGATTGATAACGATGACCAAACGCGAACCATTTGGATGGTGAATGCCGACCGAAATGGCGTAACCGATCAGACGACTCAAGCGATGTTGGCCGCTTACCGCGACGCGGCCGATGCAGCCCTTCGCTTGCGCCGCCTAGGTGTGGATTCAATCGACATCGATGCGGCGACGTTGGCCGCAAGTCTTGCGTACCGAGTAGTGATCGATCCGGATTGGGGTGATCCGAAACAGATTCAACAGGTGCGTACTTTATGGGCGCCGGCGATTCGAGAAAACACGTTGATGCGAGCAATCGAGTTCACGACGTCGTCAAATTTGGCTGGCTCATCGGCGGGCACGTTAACGTCGACGACCAACACGCCGGCACTGATCGGATTGATTCGACTGTTTGCCGATACGACCAGTTCGATCGACGCGGATGCGGCCTTGCGTTCACACGGCAGCAAACCGACTCGTTTGGTCGAGCTTGCGTGGTCACCGGTTCCGCGCGTGCGTTACGAAGCAGCTGAACTCGTTTCGACCATCGCAAACAGCAGCGCTTATCCAGGCAGCAGTCGTGTCAAACAGACGCTGGCCGAGATGGCTCGCTTGAGCGATCAGCCCAAGGCGATTGTGGTGGAAACTCGTTCCGCGGTTTCAAACCGTTTCGAACAACTGATTGCCGAAATGGGGTGGGATTCAGCCGTGGTGGGAAGCGTGTCTGCTCTTGAACGCGAAGTCAGTCAAGGCGGCGACGTGAGGATGATCTTGTCGAAAATTCAATTGTCCGACTTGGCACCGGTCGAGATGGTTGACGTTGTGCGTCGATCTTCGCGCGGCGGCGAAATTCCAATTCTGTTTTATGATGATGACGGCGTCGCCGGGGATGCCGACGGGATTGGGGTCTCGTTGGATCAATCTCGCTGGACGGCACCGATCATGTTGGTGGATCCGCCGGTTTCGACCAGTGGATTTGACGCCATGATCAGTCAGGTTGAGAGTCGTCGGCGGTTGCCGGCGATGTCGGTGCTGGATCGGCAGCGGTATCGTCGCAGCGCCAAGGAACTTATGGCTAGTGGCGATTCCCACCGCTGATAACGGGCGATCGATCGGGCAGTCGCCGGACTATTGGGGGGGCCCTGCTGCGTTGCCTACCAAAAAGAATGGGTTGGCGTTACGCTCTTGTCTCTCGGGAGGCCGGACCCGCAAAGCGAGTGATCGTTTTGGGGACCCGAGAGGTACGGATACGCGATAATTCTGAGTTCTTCCCCTGCGACCTTCATGGCGATACTTGGCATCACTTCAAGCGGCTCCTCGTCCCATGGTTCGGGCGGGCCTCCGATTTCCGGCATCATCGGCAATTCGCCGGCGATGCAGGATGTGTATCGAGTCACTCGGCGTGTCGCGGCTAGCAATGCGTCGGTACTGATCTTGGGTGAAACCGGGGTCGGGAAAGAGCTGGTTGCCAGCGCCATTCACCGCTTATCCCGCCGCAGCGGCGGCCCCTTTGTGCGAGTCAACTGTGGTGCGCTGAGTGAGAGTTTGCTCGAAAGCGAACTGTTTGGCCATGTTCGCGGCGCCTTCACCGGAGCCGTTGCCAATCGGACGGGACGATTCGAAGCCGGTCACGGAGGCACGGTGTTCTTGGATGAAATCAACAGCACCTCGCTGACCCTGCAAGTGAAACTGTTGCGAGTGCTGCAGGAAAAGGAATTCGAGCGAGTTGGCGATACCAATACACTTCGCACCGATGCGCGGATCGTTGCGGCCAGCAACCGGGACCTGATGAAAGAGGTGCGGGCCGAACGATTTCGTGAAGACTTGTATTGGCGTTTGAATGTCGTGCCGATCGAGATTCCGCCACTGCGCCGCCGCCGCGATGATATCCCGGCATTGGTCTCGTTTTTTCTAGAGCATTATAACGAAGTCAACGATCGTTATGTCGTGCACATGGGGCCTGGGGTGATCGAAGCGATGCAAGATTATCATTGGCCAGGGAACGTTCGTGAGTTGCAAAACTACATCGAGCGAGCGGTCGTGATGGCTGAAACCGACGAGTTGACGGTTGACGTGTTACCGGCTTGCGTGACTGGCAAGGAAGAGCCGTCGGACGATGTTCCGCCCGCTGGCGACTTTGAATCGATGGCAAAAGGCTTGGTGATGCAGGGAATCAGCGAGGCCGGATCGATGGCCGAGAACGTTCACTCCACGATCGTCGAGCAAATCGAACGCGAGGTCATCGCACAGGTCTTGATCGCCTGTGGCGGCGTCCAGACGAAGGCCGCGTCACGTCTAGGAATCAACCGCAACACGCTGCACAAAAAGATCAAAGACTATGGTCTTGGCGGTGACGAATAGACACAAAGAACATGAGACCGCGACCGTTTGCGGCGTCGCCAGATTCTGTGTTAGCGGCTGATGTTTTGGGGCGGTTCGAAGGCGGTTTCGTTCGGCCGAACCAGCAACGTGGACTGTCCAATCGCGATCCCTAGCATCGTGAAGAATAGGATCGATTCAGGGCGGATTGGACCCAAGAACGAGTCGCCGAGTTGCGACCAACCGGCGAACCAGACCGTGATCGTGATTACCATCACCGCGATTTGCCGCTGGAACAGATTGCCATGTCTGAGCGACATCGAAACGCCGAACGCTTGAATCAGTGCAAACGCAAACATCAAGAAGCCGATCGCGCCGGTCGACGCCAGGATCTGTAACGCCAAGTTATGGGCGGTATAATTGTGCGTTTCATTCCAAACGTGCAGCTTTCCCGTTTCGCTTGTCACAAAATAGCCGTGACCGATAAGCATCGATTTTTTGTATTCGGCCCACACTGCTTCCCACAATTCGCCGCGCCCGGATCCCGCTTTGATTTGTTCGCTCGACTGACCGCGTGAAACAAATTGAGTGCCCGCATCGGCCGTCGATGATACAAGTTCAAAACCAGGATCAAAAAGTAACAGAGCAAACGCCAGCACTGCGCCAGTGAAAATCGCGATCGCCCGTTGTCGATTGCTGCTGTACCAGAACAGGATCGCACCGATCGTGACCACTCCCATCGCCAATGCCGTACGACTATTCGACAGTACAAGAACCGCGCCGTGGATGATCAAGCTGGGGGCGATCAGTTTTCTGGCCCACATGAAACCGCCAACCCAGTGGCAAAGGACGGGCAGCAACAGACCTAGCGACGCGGTAGCACCGGCGGCGGTCGGGTGAATCAGTCCATCGCCGCCGCTATGAATTCGCCCGCGATCGAGTCCAGACATCTCGGGATTGATCAGGTACGCGATCAAAACCACTGCACTGGAAACCAAGAACATCCAATTGAGATGTTGCAGCAACTGCTTTGCACGATCCCCGTTGACGCTAAGGAACGCGACGATCGAGGCGAACAACAGCATTGCCACCAAGCCGCCTGATTGGGCAATGGTCACTGATTTCAAGGGCGACCACAGAACACTCGTCAGCGTCCATCCCAAAAACAGATAGAAAGGAGCAAGTGGGTTAAGGACTCGTTTCAATGTTCGGCTGGACCACACGCTGGCGATCGCTGCGACACCGCCGCCGCAGGCAACCGCTAGCACGACCAGCTTTGCTAGGTCGAGTGGTTGCCATGACTGGGTATAAGTCGTCGATGGCATCGTGTAGACCATGATCGAAAGCGACCACAGCGAAAGCTTTGCGAACGTATCAAGCCAGCGAACCTTCCGAGGCTCGATGCTTGTCGTCGGTTCGCTTGCAGGGTTTATCAAAACCGGCGATGAGTGAAGGGTCGACATCGCGATGAATCAGTTTTTGTTAGCCGTCGCGACTTCACTTATCCCAACGGGCTTCGCCGACATGCTGTGGCTCGACTTGGAAATGTCGGTTTCATAGTGCGGCGAACCGATGGATGATTCCTTTTCGCTCGCCTCACCTCGTTGCTCGAATTTCCAGTCGCGGTGGTTGGCTCGAGTGGCTGCTATTTCGCGTTGCCTTGATCCACGGATCTCTAGCAGTACAGGCAAGCTTATCGCTGCGGCACATGCGGCCAAGAATCCGGCGACCGCACATAGTCCTTTGTTGGGAGTGACAGGGCGTTCTTCCAGTGACGCCGACTGGACGACGTTGACACTGGTGAATTGTTGATCAGCAAGGACTTCGTCGAGTCGAGCTTGTTCTAGCTTTTCGCTGTGACGAGCGTACCGGTCTTCCAGCAGGGTTACTTCGTTTGAAGCAGTCGCGATGCTTTGTTCGTTCCGGTTAAGTTCAGCGAGTTCGGCTTCGATGGCTGTTTTTTTCAGGAGCAGCGATTTCTGTTTTTCGGTGGCGCCGGATAGCGTCGCTTCATCAAGCATTCGGTACTCGACCAATTGTTGATAGGCCGGATTGACCGAGCGGGTGACTTCGACTCGCTCGTTGTCTTGTTCGTTGACGATTTTTGCGGCTTCTTCAAGTTGACGTTCGATTGCGACAAGTTTGGGGTGTCCGGCGTTGTACTTGCTAAGCAGGTCTTTCTGTTGGACTTCTAAGTCGAACAATTGATTTCGCATCATTGCGCGGCCTTCGTCGGCGATGCCAGTGACCTCTTCAGTGATGGTTTCATCAAACCCGGTTAGCATCTTGTCGTAGGACTTTAAACGCGAACCCAGCGAAGCGATCTCGGAATCGGTTTCAATCAAGCTGTCTCGCACCTTGGACAGTTGAGCTTCGATCAGTTTTTGCTGTCCGTCGATCGTGACCAAATTCGATTTGTTCTTGATCTGATACAAATCGGCTCGTGCTTGGCTTAGCTGATCGCGAAGGGCGACGCCCTGTTCAGTAAAAAATGCGAACGTGCCGGGGGTGCGATTGACCTTAGAGTGTTGTTCGAGGTAGCTGTCGACCCAAGCGGCGACAACGGCTTGAGCGACGTCGGGCGACTTCGTTTTGTAGCCAATCGACACGACGCTTGATTCACTGGCGGCATAGATCCCGATGCCTTTGGCCAATGATGTCAACGCAACTTCGCGAGGCGTCACCGGGTCGATCGATGAAACTTTGCCTTTTGCTTTGGCGATGTTCTCGGCCAGCCATTTCGGAATGATCGACTCGCCTGCTTCACCTGAACCGTCGTCTTCGGCTTGTTTCGTACCTTTGATGACCACGTCCACGCCGATTTGGTCGATGACGCGTTCAAGGATCTCGCGACTATGCATGACGCCGATCGCAGACTGGATTTCGTTCTCACGCGTTTGTTGCAAGCTTATCGTTTCGCCTACGGAGTTTGCCGTCGGGTCCAAGCTGACGCTTTCACGGCCGATCCTTAGCAGCAACTTGGCTTCGGAATGGTAAGCGCGAGGTGCAAACAGAATCACCATGACCGTGACAGACATCACGGAAACAAAAATAAGAAAAGCCAGGAGCCAATGTCGCTTGATTGCGTAGGTCCATTGTTCGAGAGAGTTCGGCATTGGATCGGGCGGTTTTGAAGAGAGGAGGACGCATGTTTTGTCGCAAATGGGCGACACACACAACTCACTTTAACCGCCCGATAAATAGATAAAACCTACCAATTCGGCATTCCCAGCCATTCCTGCCACCAGTGGGGGCCCTGTAAACCGGATGATCCGTATAACCTGAACTCGGACGATTGTTGCATGGCGTCTGTTGCATGGCGTCGCATTAGGAGAGAGAAGTCATGGTCCTGCCGTCGCGAACGTCCTCGATCCATTTGCTGCATCGCCACCCAGGCCGAAATACTTGCCTTCGCAGCCTGAAGACCAGAGTGACATGAGATATTAAATTCGGTCATGCAACAAAAAGCCGATGATCGCGCCAGCCAGCAGGCTGATGGGAATCGCGATCGCAAGTGAAATCGCGATCGGCATGATGTGGCTCCGTCGCCGAACTGGCGTCGATTCCAATTCGAACCCTAGCGGCAAGGATCCTCCGGACGTTTGCGAATGAACCGCGGAGTCCAATTCCCCGATCGACACCGCGCTGCCGGACAGTTGTGGTGTCTCGGGAAGTTCGCGGATTTGAGATGGTTCGTGAGGCGGTGGTGGTGGCGTCCACTGTCGATGGTCGTCGCTTGATGCCAGAGAACCGTGGTTGATCGCTGATGCGGCGCTAGCCCACGGTTCCAATCGTTCGGCTACTTCAGCAGCCGATGGAATGCGGCGGGCTGGATCTTTTTCCATCATGTCGGCGATCGTGTCGACAAAGTCTTCTGATAGATCCGGCGTCAAGTTTCGAGGGTGCCAAGGAGTCTCTTCACAGTGACGGCGGCATTTTGATCGCGAGTCGCCGCCCGGAAATGGGACCTTGCCTGTGACCGTGTAGTACAGCGTGCAGCCGAGAGCGTAGATATCCGAAAGCGGGCCGACCGACATTGGGTCGCGAATCTGCTCGGGTGACAAGTAATCGGCGGTGCCGACAATCTTTCCGGCTCGCGGATCGTCCTGCAGTCCCATGCTCCAAGCCGCCAAACCGATGTCCGACAATTTGGCGTGACCGTCGGGCGTGACCAAGATGTTGCCCGGCTTGATGTCGCGGTGAATCAGCCCCAGGTCATGGGCATATTGCAGTCCCATCGCCACCTGCGAAATGATCAGCGCCGCTTCGCCCATCGATAGCGGACCCTGGCTGCGGACCAACCGTCGCAAATCCGTGCCCGGCACGTACTCGGTCACCAGGTAATGGACTTTGCCATCTTGGCCGGCGTCGAAGGCCCGGACCACATAGGGGCTGTCGAGTCCGGCTTGAACGCGAATTTCTCGGCGGAAACTGTCTCGCGATTCGTGAGTTGATTTTTCACGGGGCAGCACCTTCACGGCGCACTCTCGGCCCATCACTTGATGGACCGCTTTGAACACTCGTCCCATGCCGCCCTGGCCGATAAAGTCGGTGATCAAGTACGGCCCAAGGGTCAGTTTGGTGCGTCCATCGCGAAGTTGGTTGGCCTGATACTGAGTCACGATGCCGCTGCGGACCAGGGCTTCGGCGACAGCCTCGGGTTCGCGAGTGCCGGCAATTTCGACGGCGCGAGCGAACTTCGAAACGCTGACCAATCCGCTGCGAATGGCGGCTTCTTCGAAAGTCGGTGGTGTGGGCGCGGCGTCGATAGCGGTCGTCACTTTTTAGCTATGAATCAAATACGACTAAAAGGTCGGCAAACGCATGCGAGGCAAGTGAAAGCGTGACCTGGTCTTCCTTGCTTTTTAACCGATTGGCGGCATCCTCGCTTGGCTCGTCAAGGTTGCGAAAATCGCTTTCATTTTCGCTGCCGGCCAAGCATGCAAATCGCACGTCACGGAAGAATCGCAAGGTCGCCTTGCAAGCCTTGGGGCGAGTCTGGATCACTCGCATCATCGCGGCAAGTTTGCCGTCGGATCGGCGAAAGACTTCCATCGAACTGATCGATAAGTCTTTCGGCGCACTGTGAACCATCCAGCCAATATCGGGCGTGTTTTCCGAGGCATCAACTTGCACTTCGACAGGTCCAGCGATCATCGACTTGGCGATTGTGATTGGATTAGAAACATCGAATCCATAATGAATTGTGAATGCGGCTTGCGTTTCCCCTTTAACGCTTAGAAGCGTGTCAAAGAAGCGTTCGCCGATTTTGCGGTGAAACGCTAGGCCTGCCGATCCGATCGTGGTTTGCCGATCCACTTCGTCGATCAATAAGCCCAGTGGCGACACCAGACGCCGTCCGCCGCCGCGGTGCACTTTGTCACGCAGCAAGACGCGACAGGTCGATGCATCGGAGGCCACTGCAACTCGGGCGGCAAGGTAGCTCGTCCAAGGATCATCGGCGAATTCGGCTTGGGGCTTGACGTCACCGCTGACCACGATGACTCGACTGCCACGCAGCAATGTGTAAGTGATCGTGAACGTTGCCAGAACTTTGTCTTCGTCGTCCGTGATTCGTCCGGTGGCTTCGATCACTCCCTTTGCGAGTGTCGACTCGGTGACGCGCAGCTTTTCACACTTCATCTGCGTTTCGGATTTTTCTGCTTGCCCGGCAAGTCCAACCGCAATTAGCCGCATCGAGAAACGGTTGCCTCGCGTGGCGCCGCTATAGACGCCGGAAATGCCACCTGATTCGGGGTGGATCGTGGCTTCCAAGAATTCGTTTTGCAGCCGTCCGCCTTGGCCCGATGAAGTCATTGCAATCGACGTTGGGCTGCCCAGCCATTTGTTGCGCAGCCAAGTTCTCGCAGACGACATGCCGCTGCGGTCGCCTTTTCCGGTTCCGCTACGCAGGGTGACAAAGCCGCAGGCTGGGATGTCCACCGTTGATCCGGTGCCGCCCGCAACGGACGAACTGGCGTAGACATGTTTGCCGCGTTTGGGAGTGAATGGCAACACGACGTCATCGCGAACGCCAATCGAATGTGGGTTCACCAGCAGTCGTGATTTGCCTTGGTTGCTCGCCATCGCGCCGATCGCTTCGGCGAACTGTTGAGGCGAGTTGATTAGGGATACTCCGTCCGGTTTGCCGGTTGCCAAGGCCGTCATCCCAGCCAGCATGGAATCGCGTTCGGCAAGGATGCCGTCGCGAAACGCAGATGCGATGCTAGAGAGCGGATTGGCCGTTTTTGATTCAACTTGATCGGTGAGCAATTGGGCCGAGTCGGGCGAGGCTGCCGAAGCGCCGCCGTGGTGATAGGGATGTTCGCCGTCGGTAAAGTACCGGTCGATCCGCCAGAAACGTCCGAGCGCTACGCACCATGATCCGACTCGCCGCAAGTCGTGGAAACTGTCGCATCCCTGTTCCGGCCAATGGGCCAACAGTGCCGTCGCGACTTCGCCGCTGTCGATCGCTTCACCGAGCTTGGCGCCGATTGCCAGAAACGCAGCATCGCTGTTCGCATCGATCGGTTTGGCCGTCAGAGCTTCAATCTCGGCTCCGCCTGACTGCAGGATCACTTTGGCTTCGTCTCCGAATCCGCTACCGCCGGCGAAATCGATCGGAATCATGCCTCGGTATCCCAATCCGATGATCGTCTTGGTCATATCCGACGGCGTTGCTCCTTGTATTCGTCCGTACACTGCCGGCGGTGCGCCGATGTGATTCGTCACATCGCGGTGGGCGTCCTGAAACGCCGACTGGGCCTGGACCAACGTCATCGCATCGAGTTGTTGGTTCGGATCCGGGCCGCCACCGGCCCAGCCAATCGATCCGTTTTTAAGGCGGTCGATGAAGTCTTTTGCAGCTGAGTTTTGGGCGGTTGGCTGGGAACTGGATTGGGCCAGCTCGGTCAGGCTGGATGCGGCGCCCGAGTCGATCAGCACGCTGGTCGGCGTCGCCAGTCGAGGCGAGTCTTTGCGGACTTGGTCGCTGAACCGATGGGGGGCTTCCGACCAGGATTTGACTAGTTTTTCGACCGTTGAGGCCGTCGAAAGCGTCAAGTCGATCAGGTGAGGGTCGGACGTGAAGTAGTGATCGCGTTCCTCGGCCAGCGAATCAAAGACTTCGTGAAGCGAGGCAATGGCTGCGGACGCATCGCCGGCCAAAAACGCTTTTGCGGCCGTCACGATCCGTGTTTGCAGGAAAATCTCGTCTAAATTGCTGGTGTAGCGCAGCCGGCGAGTCATCACCTGGATCTGCAGCGCCGCGTACCCCGCCGCATAGAAGTCTGCGACGCCGACGCGTCGCACCAGATCCGCCGAACCGTCCGAATCGCTCGTGTTTTCCAGTGATTCGGTCAATTCATTGCACGGTGCAATGCCCATCGCGGCGATCATTTCGTCGCGTGATTTCCCGGTGATCCACTGGCAATCAGGGTTGTTTTGAGCGCGAGCCTCGTAGCCATCCGGCAGTTTCACCAGGCTGGGCTGGGGCGCGACCATGATTCGCTTGCCCGCCGGTTCGGGTGGCGCATCGGCGCGATACCAGGCCGGCGTTTGCTCGGTTTGGGCCAGCAAACGTGGATGCCAAAGCGCTGTCCAAGCGCCTAGCAGGCTGCGCGCGTCGTCATCCGACAACTTGGCGGGGAAGTCTTCCAGCGTCGAAGCCGGGATCAGAATGCAACACTCGTCAAAGACTGGCATATCGGAGTAAAAAGTTTGACTTGGGGTTCAATGAATCAATAGAATGGGGTTAGCGCCGTTCACAGCACCGTCATCTTCATCGCTGCTGAGCGGCAACTTTGCATAGCAACTTATCGCACTTATCCAAAATCATTCCGTCGATTCGTTACAGTCGGCCGTTCAGTCGGCGAGTTTCGGTCAGCAATTTGATCTTCGCGTACTTTTGGCCGCAATTCGCATTAAACTGGCGAACTGTCTGCGGATTGTACCGATCGACGCGCTGCTTGAACCGGCCCAGCGACTAGCCTAGTCGGTTTCCGGGCAGAAATGACTGTTCGACACGATTAGCGACTCTGCGACAAAACCTGACCCCACCCGTTTTCCAACACACCAAGCAACCATCATGGCAAGAAGC
Proteins encoded in this window:
- a CDS encoding HEAT repeat domain-containing protein, translated to MSIPSSDRCLLVPHATRFLHGRRWLLSLRFAAVFGVSMVAAGPWTPNSGAQESDTVNDAADLIGRQLLEQSGRGNAGFADSVASLARTGRWAGVDQLLVTLADKKLSAADAAAMAARIGSDVFFRIKQSDQVSDAAKANLDKIGEALSAQMASPDRIIKAIELLDRPSADQRLPAVRTILAGGNVAIAQLVAAAVADRSASSHEQILSVLNRFGTGGPDALRQLALYGSPIVRQRSIEALATIDATAFVSDFVTSLHAQDSSESERSAAALALTPIAPSMPSLRDSIELLSDDLDDKVELASSIDNDDQTRTIWMVNADRNGVTDQTTQAMLAAYRDAADAALRLRRLGVDSIDIDAATLAASLAYRVVIDPDWGDPKQIQQVRTLWAPAIRENTLMRAIEFTTSSNLAGSSAGTLTSTTNTPALIGLIRLFADTTSSIDADAALRSHGSKPTRLVELAWSPVPRVRYEAAELVSTIANSSAYPGSSRVKQTLAEMARLSDQPKAIVVETRSAVSNRFEQLIAEMGWDSAVVGSVSALEREVSQGGDVRMILSKIQLSDLAPVEMVDVVRRSSRGGEIPILFYDDDGVAGDADGIGVSLDQSRWTAPIMLVDPPVSTSGFDAMISQVESRRRLPAMSVLDRQRYRRSAKELMASGDSHR
- a CDS encoding sigma-54 interaction domain-containing protein, with product MQDVYRVTRRVAASNASVLILGETGVGKELVASAIHRLSRRSGGPFVRVNCGALSESLLESELFGHVRGAFTGAVANRTGRFEAGHGGTVFLDEINSTSLTLQVKLLRVLQEKEFERVGDTNTLRTDARIVAASNRDLMKEVRAERFREDLYWRLNVVPIEIPPLRRRRDDIPALVSFFLEHYNEVNDRYVVHMGPGVIEAMQDYHWPGNVRELQNYIERAVVMAETDELTVDVLPACVTGKEEPSDDVPPAGDFESMAKGLVMQGISEAGSMAENVHSTIVEQIEREVIAQVLIACGGVQTKAASRLGINRNTLHKKIKDYGLGGDE
- a CDS encoding O-antigen ligase family protein — protein: MSTLHSSPVLINPASEPTTSIEPRKVRWLDTFAKLSLWSLSIMVYTMPSTTYTQSWQPLDLAKLVVLAVACGGGVAAIASVWSSRTLKRVLNPLAPFYLFLGWTLTSVLWSPLKSVTIAQSGGLVAMLLFASIVAFLSVNGDRAKQLLQHLNWMFLVSSAVVLIAYLINPEMSGLDRGRIHSGGDGLIHPTAAGATASLGLLLPVLCHWVGGFMWARKLIAPSLIIHGAVLVLSNSRTALAMGVVTIGAILFWYSSNRQRAIAIFTGAVLAFALLLFDPGFELVSSTADAGTQFVSRGQSSEQIKAGSGRGELWEAVWAEYKKSMLIGHGYFVTSETGKLHVWNETHNYTAHNLALQILASTGAIGFLMFAFALIQAFGVSMSLRHGNLFQRQIAVMVITITVWFAGWSQLGDSFLGPIRPESILFFTMLGIAIGQSTLLVRPNETAFEPPQNISR
- a CDS encoding GumC family protein produces the protein MPNSLEQWTYAIKRHWLLAFLIFVSVMSVTVMVILFAPRAYHSEAKLLLRIGRESVSLDPTANSVGETISLQQTRENEIQSAIGVMHSREILERVIDQIGVDVVIKGTKQAEDDGSGEAGESIIPKWLAENIAKAKGKVSSIDPVTPREVALTSLAKGIGIYAASESSVVSIGYKTKSPDVAQAVVAAWVDSYLEQHSKVNRTPGTFAFFTEQGVALRDQLSQARADLYQIKNKSNLVTIDGQQKLIEAQLSKVRDSLIETDSEIASLGSRLKSYDKMLTGFDETITEEVTGIADEGRAMMRNQLFDLEVQQKDLLSKYNAGHPKLVAIERQLEEAAKIVNEQDNERVEVTRSVNPAYQQLVEYRMLDEATLSGATEKQKSLLLKKTAIEAELAELNRNEQSIATASNEVTLLEDRYARHSEKLEQARLDEVLADQQFTSVNVVQSASLEERPVTPNKGLCAVAGFLAACAAAISLPVLLEIRGSRQREIAATRANHRDWKFEQRGEASEKESSIGSPHYETDISKSSHSMSAKPVGISEVATANKN
- a CDS encoding serine/threonine-protein kinase; protein product: MTTAIDAAPTPPTFEEAAIRSGLVSVSKFARAVEIAGTREPEAVAEALVRSGIVTQYQANQLRDGRTKLTLGPYLITDFIGQGGMGRVFKAVHQVMGRECAVKVLPREKSTHESRDSFRREIRVQAGLDSPYVVRAFDAGQDGKVHYLVTEYVPGTDLRRLVRSQGPLSMGEAALIISQVAMGLQYAHDLGLIHRDIKPGNILVTPDGHAKLSDIGLAAWSMGLQDDPRAGKIVGTADYLSPEQIRDPMSVGPLSDIYALGCTLYYTVTGKVPFPGGDSRSKCRRHCEETPWHPRNLTPDLSEDFVDTIADMMEKDPARRIPSAAEVAERLEPWASAASAINHGSLASSDDHRQWTPPPPPHEPSQIRELPETPQLSGSAVSIGELDSAVHSQTSGGSLPLGFELESTPVRRRSHIMPIAISLAIAIPISLLAGAIIGFLLHDRI